A window of the Bacillota bacterium genome harbors these coding sequences:
- a CDS encoding homocysteine biosynthesis protein, with amino-acid sequence MSVKSLEEINERIHKKKAVVVTAEEIIRIVDEKGPAEAAREVDVVTTATFGAMCSSGAFLNFGHADPPIKMGKIWLNDVEAYGGLAAVDTYIGATQPSETRGLEYGGAHVIEDLIAGRPVKLRATSYGTDCYPRTEIETVITKDEINEAYLYNPRNAYQNYAAATNTSDRTLYTYMGVLQPRCGNVTYSTSGELSPLLKDPYYRTIGIGTRIFLGGTQGFVAWPGTQHNPSRPRAENGVPLQNAATLAVIGNLKEMSPRFIRAATFERYGVSMYVGIGIPIPILDEEMVRSVAVKNSEIFTKVYDYSVPSRDRPCLGRVSYAELRRGSITLNGREVPTAPLSSLKVAREIADVLKGWIAGGDFLLTQPVAQLPATANPKGLEVKAGSQAANVAGGGAR; translated from the coding sequence TTGAGCGTCAAGAGTCTCGAGGAGATCAACGAGAGGATCCACAAGAAGAAGGCCGTGGTCGTCACGGCCGAGGAGATCATCAGGATCGTCGACGAGAAGGGCCCGGCCGAGGCGGCCAGAGAGGTCGATGTGGTGACGACGGCCACCTTCGGGGCGATGTGCTCGTCCGGGGCCTTCCTCAACTTCGGCCACGCCGACCCGCCGATCAAGATGGGCAAGATCTGGCTCAACGACGTCGAGGCCTACGGCGGGCTGGCCGCCGTCGACACCTACATCGGGGCCACCCAGCCCTCGGAGACCAGGGGGCTCGAGTATGGCGGAGCCCACGTCATCGAGGACCTCATCGCCGGCAGGCCGGTCAAGCTGCGGGCCACCTCCTACGGCACCGACTGCTACCCGCGGACGGAGATCGAGACGGTCATCACCAAGGACGAGATCAACGAGGCCTATCTCTACAACCCGCGCAACGCCTACCAGAACTACGCCGCGGCGACCAACACCTCGGATCGGACCCTCTACACCTACATGGGCGTCCTCCAGCCGCGCTGCGGGAACGTCACCTACAGCACCTCGGGCGAACTCAGCCCGCTGCTCAAGGACCCGTACTACCGGACCATCGGCATCGGCACGCGGATCTTCCTCGGCGGCACCCAGGGTTTCGTGGCCTGGCCGGGCACGCAGCACAACCCGTCGCGCCCGCGGGCCGAGAACGGCGTCCCCCTGCAGAACGCGGCCACCCTGGCGGTCATCGGCAACCTCAAGGAGATGAGCCCGCGCTTCATCCGGGCGGCCACCTTCGAGCGCTACGGGGTCAGCATGTACGTCGGCATCGGCATCCCCATCCCCATCCTCGACGAAGAGATGGTCCGTTCGGTGGCCGTCAAGAACAGCGAGATCTTCACCAAGGTCTATGACTACAGCGTGCCCTCCCGTGACCGGCCGTGCCTGGGCCGCGTCTCCTACGCCGAGTTGCGTCGCGGGAGCATCACCCTGAACGGCCGCGAGGTACCGACGGCCCCCCTGTCCAGCCTGAAGGTGGCCCGGGAGATCGCCGACGTCCTGAAGGGCTGGATCGCCGGCGGCGACTTTTTGCTCACCCAGCCGGTGGCCCAGTTGCCGGCGACGGCCAATCCCAAGGGGCTCGAGGTCAAGGCCGGCTCCCAAGCCGCCAACGTCGCGGGGGGTGGCGCCCGATGA
- a CDS encoding VanW family protein, protein MKAAVLPYVFFLLFSSLHPVPLAAGTAGTDQSSWESFKLQVYSRLDLTTEDLQEAAVAAAEPSLLAAGPPTRANPSPVLSLTDLGRRTVELNLPVMVGTCTTGYGHAIPSQEVNIALAASYLSGVVVKPGETFSYNAAVGPYSQANGYGLGRMFVGQRIVPSVGGGVCQVATTLYNAVVMANLEVVERHKHGLTVPYLQAGQDATVSDGALDFKFRNNLSSPVMIYAVGANKVLTVSIYGRQKGLPVRWEHQVLETYPKWTESKDDPELPRGEIGELAPGQDGVKVHSWLVIGSPPAAERRDMGISTYRASPRVVVIGTGPPRTDQPGAGSDR, encoded by the coding sequence ATGAAGGCTGCCGTCCTACCGTATGTCTTCTTCCTCTTGTTCTCGTCGCTGCACCCCGTGCCCCTGGCCGCGGGGACGGCCGGCACCGACCAGTCGTCGTGGGAGTCCTTCAAGCTCCAGGTCTACTCGCGACTCGACCTGACCACCGAGGACCTCCAGGAGGCGGCGGTGGCCGCGGCCGAGCCGTCGCTCCTGGCCGCCGGGCCGCCGACCCGGGCCAACCCGAGTCCCGTCCTCAGCCTGACCGACCTCGGCCGCCGGACGGTCGAGCTGAACCTGCCGGTGATGGTCGGAACCTGCACGACGGGATATGGCCACGCCATCCCGTCTCAGGAGGTCAACATCGCCCTGGCCGCGTCGTACCTGTCGGGCGTGGTCGTCAAGCCCGGCGAGACCTTCTCCTACAACGCCGCCGTCGGGCCATACAGCCAGGCCAACGGATACGGCCTCGGTAGGATGTTCGTCGGTCAACGCATCGTCCCCTCCGTCGGCGGCGGGGTCTGTCAGGTGGCCACGACTCTTTACAACGCCGTGGTCATGGCCAACCTCGAGGTCGTCGAGCGCCACAAGCACGGCCTGACCGTCCCCTACCTGCAGGCCGGGCAGGACGCGACGGTCTCCGACGGAGCCCTGGACTTCAAATTCCGCAATAACCTGTCCTCGCCGGTGATGATCTATGCCGTGGGCGCCAACAAGGTCCTGACGGTATCAATCTACGGCCGCCAGAAGGGCCTGCCGGTGCGCTGGGAGCACCAGGTCCTCGAGACCTACCCCAAGTGGACCGAGTCCAAGGACGACCCGGAGCTGCCCAGGGGCGAGATCGGGGAATTGGCTCCGGGGCAGGACGGGGTCAAGGTCCACAGCTGGCTGGTCATCGGCTCGCCGCCCGCGGCTGAGCGGCGCGATATGGGGATCAGCACCTACCGGGCCAGCCCGCGGGTGGTCGTCATCGGAACGGGGCCGCCCAGGACGGACCAACCGGGTGCCGGCTCGGACCGATAA
- a CDS encoding Mrp/NBP35 family ATP-binding protein, with protein sequence MVDQGEVRKALSKVMDPELGRSLEELGMIKEVKVDGGKVEVTVALTTPSCPLRGGIEADVKQAVAAVPGVEDVQVRMGQLSPEELAKISGGPGAEGGPTQAQQLSHIGVVVAVMSGKGGVGKSMVTSMLAVSLAREGKKVGILDADITGPSIPRMFGLKGQADASEFGIIPVATPDLGIQVMSINLLLGQEDLPVIWRGPLISGAIRQFWTDVVWGDLDVLLVDLPPGTSDAPLTVMQALPLSGAVVVSTPQDLAGMVVRKAVKMANQLGIPILGVVENMSYFACPESGKRHEVFGPSRGEELARAADAPLLARLPIDPQLARLSDAGRIEDYRSDDFVAMARTMLEGIKKGAGV encoded by the coding sequence ATGGTTGACCAAGGCGAAGTCAGGAAGGCCCTGAGCAAGGTCATGGACCCGGAACTCGGCCGCAGCCTGGAAGAGCTGGGCATGATCAAGGAAGTCAAGGTCGACGGGGGCAAGGTCGAAGTGACCGTCGCCCTGACCACCCCGTCCTGCCCGCTGAGGGGCGGCATCGAGGCCGACGTCAAGCAGGCCGTGGCCGCCGTGCCCGGGGTGGAGGACGTTCAGGTCCGCATGGGCCAGCTGTCGCCGGAGGAGCTGGCCAAGATCAGCGGTGGCCCCGGCGCCGAGGGAGGGCCGACCCAAGCCCAGCAACTCAGTCACATCGGCGTGGTGGTCGCCGTGATGAGCGGCAAGGGCGGCGTGGGGAAGTCCATGGTCACTTCGATGCTGGCCGTTTCCCTGGCCCGCGAGGGGAAGAAGGTCGGCATCCTCGACGCCGACATCACCGGCCCGAGCATCCCGCGGATGTTCGGCCTCAAAGGCCAGGCCGACGCGAGTGAGTTCGGGATCATCCCGGTGGCCACCCCCGACCTGGGCATCCAAGTCATGTCCATCAACCTGCTCCTCGGCCAGGAGGACCTGCCCGTCATCTGGCGCGGGCCGCTCATCTCCGGGGCCATCCGCCAGTTCTGGACCGACGTCGTCTGGGGCGACCTCGATGTCCTCCTGGTCGACCTGCCCCCCGGCACGTCCGACGCGCCCCTCACCGTGATGCAGGCCCTGCCCCTGTCCGGGGCGGTGGTCGTCTCCACCCCCCAGGACCTGGCCGGGATGGTCGTCCGCAAGGCCGTCAAGATGGCCAACCAGCTGGGCATCCCCATCCTGGGCGTGGTCGAGAATATGAGCTACTTCGCCTGCCCGGAATCGGGCAAGCGCCATGAGGTCTTCGGGCCAAGCCGCGGAGAAGAGTTGGCCCGGGCGGCCGACGCCCCGCTCCTCGCCCGCCTGCCCATCGATCCACAGCTGGCCCGGCTCTCCGACGCCGGCCGGATCGAGGACTACCGCTCGGACGACTTCGTCGCCATGGCCAGGACCATGCTCGAGGGGATCAAGAAGGGCGCCGGGGTCTGA
- a CDS encoding SAM-dependent methyltransferase translates to MTADHELGQVIAEEIAANGPMTFARYMELCLYHPALGYYRRPDLNIGKAGDFYTSPQVGAIFGRTLARQAEDVWSAAGKPGQFWVVEYGAGTGALAADLIEALAGSPAGPALRYLIIETSERLREVQAATIAGVRGGGGDRQGRGGESLHRIPVTWAPDLGPVERAPACVIANELVDAFPVHVVRGKGRGGRGGRDARGTPGDLEELYVTDGKDGLTFQSGPPSRPELASYFKWLGVRLADGQQAEANLQALDWLEELDDGLTRGAALVIDYGYLSPSLYDPDFRFDGTVMTYHRHRADPDPFQSPGDRDITAHVNFSALGKRANELGWTVAGYADQLHFLVNLGILDAISADPGGGPSPEARAAKQLIMPGGMGERFKVLALCKGLGNPSLKGFGGILPGRAE, encoded by the coding sequence ATGACCGCCGATCACGAGCTGGGACAAGTCATTGCCGAGGAGATCGCCGCGAACGGGCCGATGACCTTCGCCCGTTACATGGAACTCTGCCTGTACCACCCGGCCCTGGGGTACTATCGCCGCCCAGACTTGAACATCGGCAAGGCCGGCGACTTCTACACCAGCCCCCAGGTGGGGGCGATCTTCGGCCGGACCCTGGCCCGCCAGGCGGAGGACGTCTGGTCGGCGGCCGGGAAGCCGGGCCAGTTCTGGGTGGTCGAGTACGGCGCCGGCACCGGGGCCCTGGCGGCGGATCTCATCGAAGCCCTGGCCGGGTCGCCGGCCGGTCCGGCCTTGCGCTACCTGATCATCGAGACCAGCGAGCGCCTCCGCGAAGTCCAGGCGGCGACCATCGCCGGGGTGCGGGGCGGGGGGGGCGATCGTCAAGGTCGGGGGGGCGAGTCCCTTCATCGCATCCCCGTTACCTGGGCCCCCGACCTCGGCCCCGTCGAGCGAGCCCCGGCCTGCGTGATCGCCAACGAACTGGTCGACGCCTTTCCCGTCCACGTGGTCCGGGGGAAGGGGCGCGGCGGCCGCGGCGGCCGTGACGCCCGTGGCACCCCTGGTGACTTGGAGGAGCTTTATGTAACCGACGGAAAGGATGGGCTGACCTTCCAATCCGGCCCTCCGTCCCGGCCCGAGCTGGCCTCCTACTTCAAGTGGCTCGGAGTCCGGCTGGCCGACGGTCAGCAGGCCGAGGCCAACCTCCAGGCCCTCGATTGGCTGGAGGAACTGGACGACGGGCTGACCCGGGGGGCGGCCCTCGTCATCGATTACGGCTACCTATCGCCCAGCCTCTACGATCCGGACTTCCGCTTCGACGGCACGGTGATGACCTACCACCGGCACCGGGCCGATCCCGACCCGTTCCAGTCACCCGGTGACCGGGACATCACCGCCCACGTCAACTTCTCGGCCCTCGGCAAACGGGCCAACGAATTGGGCTGGACGGTCGCCGGTTACGCCGACCAGCTGCACTTCCTGGTCAACCTGGGAATCCTCGATGCCATCTCCGCCGACCCGGGGGGCGGCCCCTCGCCGGAGGCCCGAGCGGCCAAGCAGCTGATCATGCCGGGCGGGATGGGCGAGCGATTCAAGGTCCTGGCCCTCTGCAAAGGCCTGGGCAATCCCAGTCTCAAAGGTTTTGGGGGGATCCTGCCCGGGCGGGCCGAGTAG
- a CDS encoding DMT family transporter: protein MTLSYLALVGRIVLLGLERVFVKRLGEGRGSVETTFVFFGLAALYLLPVAAIYGPPRADFLRFALPSGVIYSFAFVLYVNSLSTGEVSLVSPLANLNSLFLLVLAALIYGEPFSLLKLAGTVAIILGASMLRAPGGPRASARRPVSRHPAGGFIALVRYPPALAMIGYAALLAVTRVIDKGGLGVINPVTYSLVIYSTITVCLGILLALQGRLRKAWELLLDRPVTAFLAGIVNAYSYLLLLYAIVGLPLSVAEPVSSLSLFVTAFLGAVMFGEKVKGRLGAAALIVLGSWLLVWRG from the coding sequence GTGACCCTCTCCTACTTGGCCCTGGTCGGTCGGATCGTCCTTCTGGGATTAGAACGGGTCTTCGTCAAGCGTCTCGGCGAGGGGCGCGGCAGCGTGGAGACGACCTTCGTCTTCTTCGGTCTGGCCGCGCTCTATTTGTTGCCGGTGGCCGCCATCTACGGCCCGCCGCGGGCGGATTTCCTCCGCTTCGCCCTGCCCAGCGGGGTCATCTACAGCTTCGCCTTTGTGCTTTATGTCAACTCCCTGTCGACCGGCGAGGTCTCGCTGGTCAGCCCATTGGCCAACCTGAACAGCCTCTTCCTCCTGGTGCTGGCCGCCCTCATCTACGGCGAGCCCTTTAGTCTGTTGAAGCTGGCCGGCACGGTGGCCATCATCCTGGGGGCATCGATGCTGCGGGCCCCGGGAGGACCCCGGGCGTCGGCCAGGCGCCCGGTCAGTCGTCACCCGGCTGGCGGATTTATCGCCTTGGTCCGCTACCCGCCGGCCCTGGCGATGATCGGCTACGCCGCCTTGCTGGCGGTGACCCGGGTCATCGACAAGGGCGGCCTCGGGGTGATCAACCCGGTCACCTACTCGCTGGTCATCTACTCGACCATCACCGTCTGCCTGGGGATCCTCCTGGCCCTCCAGGGGCGGCTGCGCAAGGCCTGGGAACTCCTGCTCGATCGGCCGGTCACGGCCTTCCTGGCCGGCATCGTCAACGCTTACTCCTATCTGCTCCTACTGTATGCCATCGTCGGCCTGCCGCTGTCGGTGGCCGAGCCCGTCTCGAGCCTGTCCCTGTTCGTCACGGCCTTCCTCGGGGCGGTCATGTTCGGGGAGAAGGTGAAGGGCCGCCTGGGGGCGGCGGCCCTGATCGTGCTGGGTTCGTGGCTCTTGGTCTGGCGCGGGTGA